The Poriferisphaera corsica DNA segment GGGGTATGCGGCTAACCAGAAAATCATAATGAAGACTGTAGCCATGACGGCGAAGAATGCGCCGATGCCGATGACGGGGTGCGTGAGGATACGGTCGATGGCCTCGGTCATTGGACCATGGGTGTGGTGTTCGGAAGAAGCGCCGGCACGATCGGAAACTTGCTCGGCCCAATCAAAGCGAGCGGCATATGGACATTCGCCACATGATGAACATGCGGTCAGTGATTCGGGGACAACGGCGGGTTTGTAGTGCTCGATAGAGATATCGAGTTGTTGTGTGAGTTGTTCAACACCTTCGCCGGTACGTGCGGAGATGGGGATGACGGGTACGGCGAGATCTTTGGCGAGTGAATCGAGATTGATTTTGTTGTTTTGCTTTTGTGCGATATCCCACATGTTGAGAGCCACGACGGTTGGGAGACCGAGCTCAATGACGCGTGCGGCGAGGTAGAGATTTCGCTCAAGGTTGGTTGCATCAAGAACAAGGAGGACGGCGTCTGGCTTTTCCATGCCGGGAAGGCGACCGAGCAGAACATCCTGCGCGACTTTTTCGTCAGGTGTGGCGGAGTCGAGGCCGTAAAGGCCTGGGAGGTCGAGGAGCTCGATATCACCTTTGGGAAGTTTGATGCGAGAAGCGCGGTGATCAACGGTCGTGCCGGCAAAATTGGCGGTTTTGGCGCGAAGACCGGAGAAGCGATTGAATAGCGTAGTTTTACCAGCGTTTGGGTTGCCAATGAGTGCGACAACCGGGAGCTGCGGCTTGCGTTGGTCGGCTTGCTCATCGACGACGGGCAGTGAGACTTTGTTCACAGGTTTTTCCTTGGGTAATTCGGTGGGCATGGGTACTGCTTTCAGGCGAGTTGGCGAGAGGCGGGATCAGCAACCGCTGCCAGTGCGGCGGCAAGGTTCTGTGTAAACAGATTTGGCGAGTCTGGCGGAAACACCGATGCGAACGCCAACAACTTTGAGAATGAGAGGGTCGCCCGCTTGAATGAGCTGAACACGGCGACCTTGGCAGATGCCCATGGCTTTCAGTCGATCGATATCATCGTGAGATGCGTCAACGTGTTTAATCTCAGCGATTTGGTGCGTATTGAGTTTGTGGATAGGGGTGTAGGCAGACAAGTCGAGCTGATCTGTGATGGGTTTTGGCGTGCTGGATTGCGACATAGGGCTGATACTCCAGAAGTTATGCCACTTTAAGGACATATGTGACGCAAAGACAATATTGATATTGAGAACCGATCTCATAATATAGGATAAGGTCCTGAGAGCTGCAAGCAGGATGGCGTATTTACGTGGAGTTTTTGATACTGGTTCTCAAAAATCTCGAATTGAGTGTGGAGTGAGCGTGACGGGGTGTAGGCATGAAAAAACCGGCGGATGCCGGTTTGGAGTTCTTTAAGTTTCAGTGTGAGCTTACCAATCGATCTTCTTGGGTTGCTGCTGCTGTTTCTTTTGCTCTTCAGCGGCCTTGGCACGAACATCATCGATGTATTGGAAAGTGTCGCTCATGGCTTTGGCATAGGTTTGAATGGTTGGGTTTTCGCTGCGAAGTGCGGCGATGAAGCCGGGATCGCTTTTGTCGGTGATATGTGTTGCGAGATACATAATGCGAACCATGATGGAATCGGAGCGTTGAGCGTTGTCGATCACACGCTGGAACTGGTAATTCTCAAGATTAAGCAATTTGACGGGTGTGAATCGGAGGAGCCAAGCTTTGGTGAGTTCATCGGCTTGGCTGTAGGTATCGTTGATGATTTGTGCGATCTGATCCTCGGTCTGCTGCTTGTTGAGATCCGGGTCATCGCTGGGGAGAACCTGCGTGATCGTGCCAAGGTATGCCAATGATGTGAAGTAGTTTGCTGAGTTGGGGTCTGTTGCGGCTTGTGTGCGCGATTCGATGATGGGCTTGGATGGGTTGTTGCCAAGAATCTGTTGAGAGTTGAGGGAGTCGTTGAGGCCGATGATTCCGGGAACGAGGGTACCGTTGAAGCTGGGGATGGGATCGGTGATGGCGTTGAGGTTGTAGATGATGGGGCTTTGCGGGTTATTTTGAGTGAAGAGGCCGAACATGGTTTCGGTGAGGTTGTAGGTTACGTCGATCTCATCATTTTGCGCGAGCTGAAGCTTGCGTTTGAGGTTGATGATGGTTGGCGGGGAGAGAGGAACGGGCTGGCCGAGAACGTACGCTTGCGCGGTCAGCATGCTTTTGCCGGAAACGGTGTAAGGCGTATCCATGGCAAGATCGATAGGCGCTTTGCTTTTGAGGCGAAGCTTAACATTAATTGGATCAAGGTAATTGATTTGCGGTTCCGCGGTTTCAACAAAAAGCTGAACCCAAGGATCATTGATGGGGTCGGCATTCCAGAGGCGGTTTGTATAACGATCCATTTGCCTGCGGATTGCGTCACCGACTGCGGTGGCTTTGAATTGTGCGTTTGCGCTTTGGAGTTGGTGAACGGCGAGGAGGACGGTGATGGCGTTGCCGCTGTAAACCACGTCTTGGAGAGCGGCTGTGCGAGCGGTCGGGTTCGCGGCTACGAGCGCGGAGCCGAGCGAGGCGTAAGGGTTGGTTTCTTTGTAAGCTTCGAAGGAAGTGCGAGCGGAGTCGAAATCGTTTTTGTCGTAGGCGATGAAACCACGAGCGATTTGAGCCAGTTCGTTATCGACAGGGAATTCTTTAAGTGTGGTGGCGACTTGATCAACATCAAACTTAAACATGGCGCCGAGCCATAGGTAATCAAGCTTGGCGAGTTCATCACCCTGCCCTGCCTTGGCGAGGAGTTCGGATTTGATGAGATCGAATGTTTCTTGAGGACGATCGCCTGAATCTATGGGGTCCATCGTGGAGAAGATGGCGAGTTGCGCGATTTGGAGTTCGAGTGGGAGTGGGATGGAGGGAAATTGTTCGAGACCGACATCGCCGGGGTTACCGCCAGACATCAGGGCTTCACGCTGCTTTTCGATTTTGAATTGGGCGTTAATGAATTGCTGGTATTGATCGATGATTTCGATCGCATTATCGCTACGGCCTGTAGATGCGGTTGCGATTGCCCAGAGCTTGACTTGCTGTGGATTGAGTGTTTCGGAAGACATTGCAGCAGCAGCTCGGTATTGTTCGGCTGCGCGAGTGAATACGCCTTGAGCCATGAGTAGCTCTGCGAGTTGTAGGCGCGGCTGGGGATTGTAAGGCATGGTTCGAACGAGTGAAATGAGTGCGGAGCCGAGTTGTTGTGTGGTTGCGCCGAGATCACTAATCAATTGATAGGTAAGAAGAGCGGCATCAGGATTGGATTCATCAAGGCTGGAAGCTTCGCGAAGCCAAAAAAGTGCTTGGCGGCGTTGCCCCATTTCATTCGCAGAACTGGCGGCATAGACAGCAAGTCGGCTGCGTAATGGTTTTGAGAATTGATTGGCAGATTTTGATTTGAGAATATTCTCGATTTTGGCAGAGCGGCCATCAATGGTTTGCTCTTTGTTCACAATCTTGATGATGAGATCGTATTGTGCGGCATCGTCTTGTGGAACGAGTCGAAGATAATTGCGGAGTGCTTTGATCGAAGCATCGGGATTGTTTTCGAGGTTGGCTAGTTCAGCGCGAAGAAGCCAAAGATTTGGGCTGTCGGGGTTGAGTTGTGTTGCGAGGTCAAGGAGGATTCTTGCGCGAATGATTTGATCTTGCCGAACGTCATCTTGACCAAAAAGAACGAAACTCGCGAGCTGCGCATATTGCGAAGCGAGCATTTGTTTCTGGGTTTGCGCGGGGGGGGAGGCGGTTTGTGCGTTGAGAGAAGTCAAGCAGAGGCATGCGAAGAGTGCGACGGAGAGTGTGGCGATACGTTTGCGTGAGAACAATCGAAGGTACACGGATCCAATCCCTTTCAGCGCGAGGTACGCGCGAATCTGAGTGATACTCGGCGTATGGCCGAGATGTTTCTGAAGTATAGCCTCCGTTAAGACATGCACGAAGTGTTGGCTACTCAGGTGGGAAAAGACGGACTGAGAGACAGTGATCGGGCTATATCCCATTGAGGGCGTAGGTGCCGATTGCGGATGCGGTGGCGAGGAGCAGCGTGGTGATGGTGATGAGTTTTGCGGCTGACGTGTATTTTACGTCGGCTAGCGGGCAGAGTTCGTCTGCGACCAATGTCATGGTAATGAATTCGGCGGCAGCAATCATGGCCACGGCGACGAGTTTAATGAGTGGTGAGTTTGCGTGGGCGAAGCAGCTCAGACCAATGACCAAAAGCATGGTCGCCCAGAGAGCTCCGAAGATAATTGAGAGAGAATGTCGTACTGCCTTTGAAACCCGCATCGGCAATCCTCAGCCCCGGCTATTGAGGTGATTGAGGTATTCGACCAATACCAAGGTCGTGACGGGGTTATAACCGTCAGTTTCGCGATACACAGACAGCAGTTACAGCCACTACAGGCTGCAATGTTGACCTATCTTAACATCAGATGTGTGATCAGGTTAAGAGGAAAATGAAATGAATGTGCAAATTGCATGAGGGTGGTTATGGACGCAGGCCGGTTGCTAGCTGGGCGGTAAAGTCTTCAGCAGCTTGTACGACTGCGTCGGAG contains these protein-coding regions:
- a CDS encoding FeoA family protein; the protein is MSQSSTPKPITDQLDLSAYTPIHKLNTHQIAEIKHVDASHDDIDRLKAMGICQGRRVQLIQAGDPLILKVVGVRIGVSARLAKSVYTEPCRRTGSGC
- a CDS encoding tetratricopeptide repeat protein: MYLRLFSRKRIATLSVALFACLCLTSLNAQTASPPAQTQKQMLASQYAQLASFVLFGQDDVRQDQIIRARILLDLATQLNPDSPNLWLLRAELANLENNPDASIKALRNYLRLVPQDDAAQYDLIIKIVNKEQTIDGRSAKIENILKSKSANQFSKPLRSRLAVYAASSANEMGQRRQALFWLREASSLDESNPDAALLTYQLISDLGATTQQLGSALISLVRTMPYNPQPRLQLAELLMAQGVFTRAAEQYRAAAAMSSETLNPQQVKLWAIATASTGRSDNAIEIIDQYQQFINAQFKIEKQREALMSGGNPGDVGLEQFPSIPLPLELQIAQLAIFSTMDPIDSGDRPQETFDLIKSELLAKAGQGDELAKLDYLWLGAMFKFDVDQVATTLKEFPVDNELAQIARGFIAYDKNDFDSARTSFEAYKETNPYASLGSALVAANPTARTAALQDVVYSGNAITVLLAVHQLQSANAQFKATAVGDAIRRQMDRYTNRLWNADPINDPWVQLFVETAEPQINYLDPINVKLRLKSKAPIDLAMDTPYTVSGKSMLTAQAYVLGQPVPLSPPTIINLKRKLQLAQNDEIDVTYNLTETMFGLFTQNNPQSPIIYNLNAITDPIPSFNGTLVPGIIGLNDSLNSQQILGNNPSKPIIESRTQAATDPNSANYFTSLAYLGTITQVLPSDDPDLNKQQTEDQIAQIINDTYSQADELTKAWLLRFTPVKLLNLENYQFQRVIDNAQRSDSIMVRIMYLATHITDKSDPGFIAALRSENPTIQTYAKAMSDTFQYIDDVRAKAAEEQKKQQQQPKKIDW